The following are encoded in a window of Arctopsyche grandis isolate Sample6627 chromosome 2, ASM5162203v2, whole genome shotgun sequence genomic DNA:
- the LOC143922790 gene encoding uncharacterized protein LOC143922790 produces the protein MKPISFQNIRRLMGGGRKKNEKDTSFKRSDSFKRISIRKNYLDRGGKKKAKAEANNILFKEESKLEEYNITPTSKPKSEKDKVENIYMKAPQSSKPLDDCDSFSERSSVVKVSSDVREAQLLRFTSSRDVCTQTDESKEPDTISNTPSESDESVKAPRQTEPIPKAAIPEKIIIHVPASEDMPKDPVVKPPVHKNLSNDELPIKQSETNLKRQESNDSAVEMFPWGESIEILKLDRSPVFPYRRNFSHPPSLLPEVSDDMCSLSVSLGRIWMDAPLAMSPRSLELPQRSPQASPAADIRTAHNSLDSALKSNKDDPIVVNRLQKNKPRKVSSTTDHVTRTSSSSTRCSDTKTFSSNDYPYMFSSKDSGFSFSLSIPKLNERDESKKGFFKTKPKLSAKDEYLRRSGGWLDSKFNPVFRTSSRSYKEFRSSIKMRKRTKRDQVKNDIYTVVVRRPPRSSGAMKLDPMMFVPPEDRDFSIRELREYSLPVDERTSVADYDSEDDFYERISPDFYETLLHEGGDSSLSSCDDSTISAGTGVSKPASLYVKNRTGRKPHFSGRRRRSSYACKTRVIYLKNSDFFDDKSEYVDVEEEDSSREDNETSEDVRKKDGRVRQVVRRRRSRARRFVQQTTCKYSKLTHVAIYTINTWSLLLFFPMHIK, from the coding sequence ATGAAGCCGATATCATTTCAAAACATACGCCGCCTCATGGGCGGTGGACGCAAGAAGAACGAAAAGGACACCTCGTTCAAAAGGAGCGACTCTTTCAAGAGGATCTCCATCAGAAAAAACTACTTGGACAGGGGCGGCAAGAAGAAGGCTAAAGCAGAAGCCAACAATATTCTGTTCAAGGAGGAGAGCAAATTAGAAGAGTATAACATTACTCCGACGAGCAAACCAAAGAGTGAGAAGGACAAAGTCGAAAACATTTACATGAAAGCACCTCAATCAAGCAAACCTTTAGATGATTGCGACAGCTTCTCAGAAAGAAGCTCGGTTGTCAAGGTGAGCTCAGATGTGAGAGAAGCTCAACTGCTCAGATTCACATCGTCTCGGGACGTCTGCACCCAGACGGACGAATCCAAAGAACCAGACACAATCTCAAACACCCctagtgaaagtgatgaaagtgTCAAAGCACCCAGACAAACAGAACCAATTCCCAAAGCTGCCATACCAGAAAAGATAATAATACACGTGCCAGCATCGGAAGACATGCCTAAAGATCCCGTCGTGAAGCCTCCAGTTCACAAGAATCTGTCCAACGACGAACTACCCATCAAGCAGTCGGAGACCAATTTGAAAAGGCAGGAGAGCAACGATTCTGCCGTTGAAATGTTCCCCTGGGGAGAGTCTATCGAAATTCTGAAACTGGATAGATCTCCCGTGTTTCCTTATCGTAGAAATTTCAGCCATCCCCCATCACTCTTGCCTGAAGTCAGCGATGACATGTGCTCCTTGTCCGTCAGCTTGGGTAGGATTTGGATGGACGCACCTCTGGCGATGTCTCCCAGAAGCCTAGAACTTCCCCAAAGGTCTCCTCAAGCGTCTCCCGCTGCTGATATAAGAACTGCTCACAATTCTTTAGACAGTGCTTTAAAAAGCAACAAGGACGACCCTATAGTAGTGAATAGATTACAGAAGAACAAACCTAGAAAGGTGAGTTCGACCACCGATCACGTAACCAGAACATCGTCTTCTTCGACACGCTGCAGTGACACTAAAACGTTTTCTTCAAACGACTACCCTTACATGTTCTCAAGCAAGGACTCGGGCTTTTCTTTCTCGCTCTCAATACCCAAATTGAACGAACGCGACGAATCTAAAAAGGGATTCTTCAAAACGAAGCCGAAACTTTCAGCCAAGGATGAGTATTTGAGGAGATCCGGAGGCTGGCTCGATAGTAAATTCAACCCTGTCTTCAGAACTAGTAGTAGAAGCTATAAGGAATTTAGGAGTTCAATCAAAATGAGAAAAAGAACAAAGAGGGATCAAGTCAAGAATGATATTTATACAGTCGTAGTACGGAGACCTCCGAGATCTTCAGGTGCTATGAAACTAGATCCTATGATGTTCGTACCACCTGAAGATAGAGACTTTTCCATTCGGGAACTGAGGGAATACAGCTTACCAGTAGACGAAAGGACTTCAGTAGCGGATTACGATTCAGAAGACGACTTCTACGAGCGTATCTCTCCAGACTTTTACGAAACCCTTCTGCACGAAGGAGGTGACAGTTCGCTGTCGTCTTGTGATGACAGTACCATATCAGCCGGTACCGGCGTCAGTAAACCGGCCAGTTTATACGTGAAGAACCGGACCGGTCGCAAGCCCCACTTTTCCGGAAGACGCAGACGCAGCTCGTACGCGTGCAAAACAAGAGTGATCTACTTGAAGAACTCGGACTTTTTCGACGACAAGTCCGAGTACGTGGATGTAGAGGAAGAGGATTCTTCTCGCGAAGACAACGAAACCTCAGAAGACGTGAGGAAAAAGGATGGCAGGGTGAGGCAGGTGGTGAGGAGACGCAGGTCGAGAGCTAGACGATTCGTGCAACAGACCACGTGCAAATATAGTAAGTTGACTCACGTCGCAATCTATACAATTAACACTTGGTCCCTTCTGCTGTTTTTTCCAatgcatattaaataa